In Musa acuminata AAA Group cultivar baxijiao chromosome BXJ3-9, Cavendish_Baxijiao_AAA, whole genome shotgun sequence, a single genomic region encodes these proteins:
- the LOC135649829 gene encoding DEK domain-containing chromatin-associated protein 4-like: MEEHNSTFDAEGRRMANGCGPSPEHKISVVVDSEKKENTGKNDEVEGTTMMNGFSPPPEDKSVVSDSGRHADEGKSVEEEKHGEQKMNSVEKEHDVENGTTKSEGMEETEEDRKTTDLNSAKAEDVKMADTVVEKGMEVEDVKMVNADDLKDEEGEKDEEAEGVEKEAKDEEGGIEGEREGGEEGAEEEDNDMEEGDNGSTEKKVDEDKEAERLKKKRTRGQKTFKKGEGKEGLTKSKDFFSPGTSSIERPVRERKTVERLVEVIEKESSREFQVEKGRGTPLKDIPNVAHKLAKKKPSDIKLIHQTLFGRRGKAVNFKNHILQFSGFVWHESDEKQRAKMKERLDKYVKDTLLDLCDLFDLPASKANTKKEDLVVKLLDFLAAPPHPTNEGILSEDKQSTKSRKRKRVAQGSGSKSMDHTHSKISRKKQTKSEETLSEDDKSAQEMDNEDDIKNSPYKRKAVKHSENEGETSECEEASEEDAHDEEDSGKGKQDKKKTSKQGSVGKEKIGSSSEKVPTPATTKSPAQSSSKCSKAEYDDDIGAKVFSRKKRTVDSPMKKSAPRSDKKEKDTGKKVAKSKTKSEAEHPSKEELREKICEILKEVDFNTATFTDILKRLATHYKVDLTPRKASIKLLIQEELTRLAEATEEDEADEDEEDAG; this comes from the exons ATGGAAGAACATAATTCAACATTTGATGCGGAAGGAAGAAGAATGGCTAATGGATGCGGTCCGTCACCTGAGCATAAGATTAGTGTCGTCGTGGATTCTGAAAAGAAGGAAAATACAGGTAAAAATGATGAAGTGGAAGGAACCACAATGATGAATGGGTTTAGTCCGCCACCTGAAGATAAGAGTGTTGTGTCCGATTCTGGAAGGCATGCCGATGAAGGAAAAAGTGTAGAAGAAGAGAAGCATGGTGAACAAAAGATGAATTCTGTTGAAAAGGAGCATGATGTAGAAAATGGCACAACAAAATCAGAAGGTATGGAAGAAACAGAAGAAGACAGGAAGACTACAGACTTGAATTCTGCCAAAGCTGAGGATGTGAAAATGGCTGATACAGTGGTTGAGAAAGGTATGGAGGTGGAGGATGTAAAGATGGTCAACGCAGATGATCTCAAAGATGAGGAAGGAGAAAAAGATGAGGAAGCGGAGGGAGTTGAAAAAGAAGCAAAAGATGAGGAAGGAGGAATAGAAGGGGAAAGGGAAGGAGGGGAGGAAGGAGCAGAAGAGGAAGACAATGACATGGAAGAAGGAGACAATGGAAGTACTGAAAAGAAGGTTGATGAGGACAAGGAagctgaaaggttaaagaaaaaaagaacaaggGGGCAAAAGACTTTCAAAAAAGGAGAAGGAAAGGAGGGTCTGACAAAGTCCAAGGATTTCTTTAGTCCTGGGACTTCATCTATTGAACGCCCTGTGCGTGAGAGAAAAACAGTAGAGAGGTTGGTAGAAGTTATTGAAAAGGAGTCATCAAGAGAGTTTCAAGTTGAGAAG GGCCGTGGCACTCCATTGAAGGACATACCAAACG TGGCCCACAAACTAGCAAAGAAGAAACCTTCTGATATTAAATTGATTCATCAGACTCTTTTTGGAAGGAGAGGAAAG GCTGtgaatttcaaaaatcatatTCTACAGTTCTCTGGATTTGTATGGCATGAAAGTGAT GAAAAGCAGAGAGCTAAGATGAAGGAAAGACTTGACAAATACGTGAAGGACACTCTGCTGGATCTGTGTGACTTGTTTGATTTACCTGCTTCCAAAGCAAATACTAAGAAG GAAGACCTTGTGGTGAAGCTATTAGACTTCTTGGCTGCTCCTCCTCATCCTACTAATGAAGGCATACTTTCTGAGGACAAG CAATCAACAAAATCTAGAAAGCGGAAGAGGGTGGCCCAAGGAAGTGGATCAAAGAGTATGGATCACACACACAGCAAGATATCTAGGAAG AAACAAACCAAAAGTGAGGAGACACTGAGTGAAGACGACAAAAGTGCACAAGAAATGGATAATGAGGATGACATTAAGAATAGTCCTTACAAGCGCAAAGCAGTCAAGCATTCGGAGAATGAGGGTGAGACAAGCGAATGTGAGGAAGCATCGGAAGAAGATGCCCATGATGAAGAGGACTCAGGAAAGGGCAAGCAGGATAAGAAGAAAACTTCCAAACAAGGTTCTGTTGGTAAGGAAAAGATAGGGTCCAGTTCCGAGAAGGTTCCAACACCAGCAACTACCAAGAGTCCTGCTCAATCATCTTCCAAATGCTCTAAAGCTGAATATGATGATGACATAGGCGCTAAGGTTTTCTCCAGGAAAAAGAGAACTGTTGATTCACCCATGAAAAAATCAGCCCCTAGGTCAGACAAGAAAGAAAAGGATACTG GTAAAAAGGTTGCTAAAAGTAAGACCAAATCAGAGGCAGAGCATCCAAGCAAGGAGGAACTCAGGGAAAAAATATGTGAAATTCTGAAGGAAGTTGACTTTAACACG GCAACTTTCACCGACATTTTGAAGCGGCTAG CCACCCACTACAAAGTGGATCTGACACCGCGAAAAGCATCTATAAAGCTCCTGATTCAAGAAGAGCTGACCAGACTAGCAGAAGCCACTGAAGAAGATGAGGCCgatgaagatgaagaagatgCTGGATAG
- the LOC135649830 gene encoding nuclear transcription factor Y subunit B-3-like translates to MADSDNESGGHSNSKGGAAAREQDRFLPIANVSRIMKKALPANAKISKDAKETVQECVSEFISFVTGEASDKCQREKRKTINGDDLLWAMTTLGFENYVEPLKVYLQRFREMEGEKAGGGAAASSQSQPKDGSNAGGGPSTSVGGGGMYGGGMMMMGQQMYGTGPPSALQPFQHHQMTMGGINSLSGGGGADGGSPSSGSRQRHDRI, encoded by the coding sequence ATGGCGGATTCGGACAACGAGTCGGGCGGGCACAGCAACAGCAAAGGAGGGGCGGCGGCGCGGGAGCAGGACCGCTTTCTGCCGATTGCCAACGTGAGCCGTATCATGAAGAAGGCGCTCCCGGCGAACGCCAAGATCTCCAAAGACGCCAAGGAGACTGTGCAGGAGTGCGTCTCCGAGTTCATAAGCTTCGTCACCGGCGAGGCCTCCGACAAGTGCCAGCGCGAGAAGCGCAAGACCATCAACGGCGACGACCTCCTCTGGGCCATGACCACCCTCGGCTTCGAGAACTACGTCGAGCCTCTCAAGGTCTACCTCCAGAGGTTCCGCGAGATGGAGGGCGAGAAGGCCGGCGGCGGCGCCGCCGCCTCGTCCCAGTCACAGCCCAAGGACGGCAGCAATGCCGGCGGTGGTCCCAGCACCTCCGTGGGCGGAGGCGGTATGTATGGCGGTGGAATGATGATGATGGGCCAGCAGATGTATGGTACGGGGCCACCATCAGCACTACAGCCATTTCAACATCATCAGATGACTATGGGTGGAATAAACAGCCTGAGTGGTGGTGGCGGTGCCGACGGAGGCTCTCCGTCCTCAGGAAGCCGTCAAAGGCACGACAGAATATGA
- the LOC135648778 gene encoding transcriptional activator TAF-1-like, protein MGSPAKESAFASTSEAAAPQELQLMPRRSNLSPPTPHVQPPVWAPETAAAAAAKGRAVPPVFLRAQMTPYPAPTIQERPLPQEEEERNESPASKAEGSPEKSGRVDRKSSASGKNSSSSYVDHDEWKGFLSSRKRRYGDIVTKGEALHLLTADQHNGIDNEASDVRGEHSVKTLSVSPESLLLRALPPGSETELNTEIDQCSYPSPLLGNDPVAHKQQRLQDDDGFRERRKQANRESARRSRIRKMQEYEDSARMMAVLKNENDVLKAKNEILMKRIEDLEAGSIRIMEILSRLYWPADTLDVLGIRPS, encoded by the exons ATGGGTTCGCCTGCGAAGGAGTCCGCTTTCGCCTCCACCTCCGAAGCTGCGGCGCCTCAAGAACTGCAGCTGATGCCACGAAGATCGAACCTGTCTCCACCAACTCCGCACGTGCAGCCTCCGGTGTGGGCGCCGGAAaccgcagcggcagcggcagccaaGGGGAGGGCAGTGCCTCCTGTCTTCCTGCGGGCCCAG ATGACGCCTTATCCGGCTCCTACAATCCAGGAGAGGCCTCTgccgcaggaggaggaggagaggaacgaGAGTCCCGCAAGCAAAGCAGAGGGATCTCCAGAGAAATCTGGACGTGTTGACAGAAAATCCTCTGCGTCTGGAAAGAATTCTAGCTCTAGCTA CGTTGATCACGATGAATGGAAG GGCTTCTTGTCATCTAGAAAGAGAAGATACGGAGACATAGTCACCAAGG GTGAAGCTTTACATCTGCTAACTGCTGATCAACATAATGGTATCGACAACGAAGCATCTGATGTTAGAGGGGAGCATTCTGTCAAAACGCTGTCAGTTTCACCAGAATCACTACTGCTAAGGGCATTGCCACCTGGTTCTGAAACTGAATTGAACACAGAGATCGACCAATGTAGTTATCCATCACCATTGCTAGGAAATGACCCGGTTGCGCATAAACAACAGCGGTTGCAG GATGACGACGGATTCAGGGAGAGAAGAAAACAGGCAAATAGGGAGTCGGCAAGAAGGTCAAGAATACGTAAAATG CAAGAATACGAGGACTCAGCAAGGATGATGGCCGTATTGAAAAATGAGAATGATGTACTCAAAGCAAAGAATGAAATtctcatgaaaaggatcgaggaTTTAGAAGCTGGAAGCATAAGAATCATG GAGATATTGAGCAGACTTTACTGGCCTGCTGATACGTTGGATGTACTGGGCATCAGACCGTCGTAG
- the LOC135582622 gene encoding folate synthesis bifunctional protein, mitochondrial-like isoform X2, whose protein sequence is MEMFRHMYPIFRHGFKGFVHSNSHIGLNFRTSRCTYFHPIPFCYRIHSSAECSVQSSEEEVVIALGSNVGDRIHNFNKALQMMKKLGVNITRHGCLYESEPAYVTEQPLFLNSAVRGTTKLGPHELLKALKQIERDLGRQDGIRYGPRPIDLDILFYGKCKIESEDLIVPHERIWERAFVVAPLIDLLGSSIDNDNVASWHSLVGRRGGIFELWEKLGGESLIGSKGLKRVLPMGTHLWDWSEKTHVMGVLNLTPDSFSDGGKFLEVNVAVSQVRLLISEGADIIDIGAQSTRPNASRLSVDEELQRLIPVLDAVVKMPEVEGKLLSVDTFYAEVASVAVNRGVHIVNDVSGGQLDPKILSVVRDLGVPYIAMHMRGDPTTMQSNENLKYEDVCEQVASELYNRLHEAELAGIPIWRIIIDPGIGFSKKTEHNLELIMGLSNIRREIGKKSLAASHVPILLGPSRKRFLGDICNRRSPDERDPATIAAVTAGILAGANIIRVHNVGYGLDAAKVCDAMLKQQKSIS, encoded by the exons ATGGAAATGTTTAGGCATATGTATCCCATCTTCAGGCATGGGTTTAAAGGCTTTGTCCATTCAAATAGTCACATAG GATTGAACTTTAGAACTTCCAGATGCACCTACTTTCACCCGATCCCATTTTGTTACCGGATCCATTCTTCTGCAGAATGTTCGGTTCAATCTTCAGAAGAGGAAgttgtgattgctttaggtagcaATGTTGGAGACAGAATCCATAATTTCAATAAAGCATTGCAAATGATGAAGAAATTAGGTGTAAATATCACAAGACATGGCTGCTTATACGAGTCAGAGCCTGCTTATGTAACTGAGCAACCTTTATTTCTGAATTCTGCTGTCAGAGGTACCACAAAACTTGGGCCTCATGAGTTATTGAAAGCACTTAAACAGATTGAGAGGGACTTAGGGCGGCAGGATGGAATTAGATATGGTCCAAGGCCAATTGACCTGGACATTCTTTTCTATGGGAAGTGCAAAATTGAGTCTGAAGATCTTATAGTGCCTCATGAGCGTATATGGGAAAGGGCTTTTGTCGTAGCACCTCTTATCGATCTATTGGGATCATCTATTGACAATGATAATGTGGCAAGTTGGCATTCTTTAGTAGGACGAAGAGGTGGAATATTTGAATTGTGGGAAAAACTAGGTGGTGAATCCTTGATTGGGAGCAAAGGATTGAAAAGAGTTTTACCAATGGGAACTCATTTATGGGACTGGTCAGAGAAGACACATGTTATGGGTGTTCTAAATCTGACTCCCGATAGTTTTAGTGATGGAGGGAAGTTTTTGGAAGTTAACGTTGCAGTTTCTCAGGTCAGGTTGTTGATCTCAGAAGGGGCAGATATTATTGATATTGGTGCTCAATCTACACGCCCTAATGCAAGTCGGCTTTCTGTTGATGAAGAACTTCAGAGGCTTATTCCAGTATTAGATGCAGTTGTTAAAATGCCTGAGGTGGAAGGGAAGCTATTGTCAGTCGATACATTCTATGCAGAAGTTGCATCTGTAGCGGTAAACAGAGGGGTTCATATTGTTAACGACGTCTCTGGTGGACAGCTTGACCCTAAAATTTTGAGTGTAGTAAGAGACCTTGGTGTTCCTTATATTGCAATGCATATGAGAGGTGATCCAACTACCATGCAAAGTAATGAAAATTTGAAGTATGAAGATGTTTGTGAGCAAGTTGCTTCTGAATTATATAACCGGTTGCATGAAGCCGAATTAGCAGGAATTCCCATATGGCGGATAATAATTGACCCTGGCATTGGCTTCTCAAAGAAAACTGAACACAACTTGGAACTAATTATGGGTCTATCAAACATCCGGAGAGAAATTGGTAAGAAAAGCTTGGCTGCTTCACATGTGCCAATCTTGCTTGGACCATCTAGAAAAAGATTTTTGGGTGACATCTGCAACCGTAGAAGTCCTGATGAGAGAGATCCTGCCACCATTGCTGCCGTCACAGCTGGCATTTTGGCTGGTGCTAATATCATCAGGGTTCATAATGTTGGCTATGGTCTGGATGCTGCGAAGGTCTGTGATGCAATGCTTaaacaacaaaaatcaattaGCTAA
- the LOC135582622 gene encoding folate synthesis bifunctional protein, mitochondrial-like isoform X1 → MGICSTPRGRCWAPHDWSGMRMGSVSGGARVALAAWSCARPAYAVAESRAGSIDIRHRTAPSGLNFRTSRCTYFHPIPFCYRIHSSAECSVQSSEEEVVIALGSNVGDRIHNFNKALQMMKKLGVNITRHGCLYESEPAYVTEQPLFLNSAVRGTTKLGPHELLKALKQIERDLGRQDGIRYGPRPIDLDILFYGKCKIESEDLIVPHERIWERAFVVAPLIDLLGSSIDNDNVASWHSLVGRRGGIFELWEKLGGESLIGSKGLKRVLPMGTHLWDWSEKTHVMGVLNLTPDSFSDGGKFLEVNVAVSQVRLLISEGADIIDIGAQSTRPNASRLSVDEELQRLIPVLDAVVKMPEVEGKLLSVDTFYAEVASVAVNRGVHIVNDVSGGQLDPKILSVVRDLGVPYIAMHMRGDPTTMQSNENLKYEDVCEQVASELYNRLHEAELAGIPIWRIIIDPGIGFSKKTEHNLELIMGLSNIRREIGKKSLAASHVPILLGPSRKRFLGDICNRRSPDERDPATIAAVTAGILAGANIIRVHNVGYGLDAAKVCDAMLKQQKSIS, encoded by the exons ATGGGAATCTGCTCCACCCCGCGTGGGCGGTGTTGGGCGCCGCACGACTGGAGTGGGATGAGAATGGGATCGGTGAGCGGCGGTGCGAGGGTAGCTCTCGCCGCCTGGTCGTGCGCCCGCCCCGCGTACGCGGTTGCCGAATCTCGCGCCGGTTCCATTGATATCCGGCACCGCACCGCCCCATCAg GATTGAACTTTAGAACTTCCAGATGCACCTACTTTCACCCGATCCCATTTTGTTACCGGATCCATTCTTCTGCAGAATGTTCGGTTCAATCTTCAGAAGAGGAAgttgtgattgctttaggtagcaATGTTGGAGACAGAATCCATAATTTCAATAAAGCATTGCAAATGATGAAGAAATTAGGTGTAAATATCACAAGACATGGCTGCTTATACGAGTCAGAGCCTGCTTATGTAACTGAGCAACCTTTATTTCTGAATTCTGCTGTCAGAGGTACCACAAAACTTGGGCCTCATGAGTTATTGAAAGCACTTAAACAGATTGAGAGGGACTTAGGGCGGCAGGATGGAATTAGATATGGTCCAAGGCCAATTGACCTGGACATTCTTTTCTATGGGAAGTGCAAAATTGAGTCTGAAGATCTTATAGTGCCTCATGAGCGTATATGGGAAAGGGCTTTTGTCGTAGCACCTCTTATCGATCTATTGGGATCATCTATTGACAATGATAATGTGGCAAGTTGGCATTCTTTAGTAGGACGAAGAGGTGGAATATTTGAATTGTGGGAAAAACTAGGTGGTGAATCCTTGATTGGGAGCAAAGGATTGAAAAGAGTTTTACCAATGGGAACTCATTTATGGGACTGGTCAGAGAAGACACATGTTATGGGTGTTCTAAATCTGACTCCCGATAGTTTTAGTGATGGAGGGAAGTTTTTGGAAGTTAACGTTGCAGTTTCTCAGGTCAGGTTGTTGATCTCAGAAGGGGCAGATATTATTGATATTGGTGCTCAATCTACACGCCCTAATGCAAGTCGGCTTTCTGTTGATGAAGAACTTCAGAGGCTTATTCCAGTATTAGATGCAGTTGTTAAAATGCCTGAGGTGGAAGGGAAGCTATTGTCAGTCGATACATTCTATGCAGAAGTTGCATCTGTAGCGGTAAACAGAGGGGTTCATATTGTTAACGACGTCTCTGGTGGACAGCTTGACCCTAAAATTTTGAGTGTAGTAAGAGACCTTGGTGTTCCTTATATTGCAATGCATATGAGAGGTGATCCAACTACCATGCAAAGTAATGAAAATTTGAAGTATGAAGATGTTTGTGAGCAAGTTGCTTCTGAATTATATAACCGGTTGCATGAAGCCGAATTAGCAGGAATTCCCATATGGCGGATAATAATTGACCCTGGCATTGGCTTCTCAAAGAAAACTGAACACAACTTGGAACTAATTATGGGTCTATCAAACATCCGGAGAGAAATTGGTAAGAAAAGCTTGGCTGCTTCACATGTGCCAATCTTGCTTGGACCATCTAGAAAAAGATTTTTGGGTGACATCTGCAACCGTAGAAGTCCTGATGAGAGAGATCCTGCCACCATTGCTGCCGTCACAGCTGGCATTTTGGCTGGTGCTAATATCATCAGGGTTCATAATGTTGGCTATGGTCTGGATGCTGCGAAGGTCTGTGATGCAATGCTTaaacaacaaaaatcaattaGCTAA
- the LOC135650011 gene encoding rapid alkalinization factor-like: MATELGRVHCLCAAVLLLLVSAAAGGRDAEEAHLRQLNGTIGEMHEAEEWSFGSEIGRRILQSLQTSISYGALQKDRVPLQAPQRGNAYTRGCQAQYYCKS, encoded by the coding sequence ATGGCAACCGAGCTGGGGAGAGTTCATTGCTTGTGCGCCGCAGTACTCCTGCTTCTAGTTTCTGCTGCTGCTGGTGGTAGAGATGCGGAGGAAGCTCACTTACGTCAACTCAATGGCACCATTGGGGAGATGCATGAAGCGGAGGAGTGGTCATTTGGATCAGAGATAGGAAGGAGGATCCTCCAGTCTCTACAAACCTCCATAAGCTATGGAGCTCTGCAGAAGGATAGGGTGCCATTGCAGGCTCCCCAACGTGGAAATGCATACACCCGCGGGTGCCAAGCCCAGTACTACTGCAAGAGTTGA